GAAAGCTTTGTAAGTTCCAGGCGCCGGATAACCAAGAGAGCGAATTCTTTCCGCCACCAGATCCAAAGCGTTCCAAAGCTCTGTGTATTGGGTCATAAACATCAAATGTAATGTATTAAATAAAGGTCCGGTAACGTTCCAATGATAGTTATGAGTTTTTAAATATAAAAAATACGTATCTGCTAAAAGTTTTTGCAGGCCCTGGTTGATGGCCTCTCTATCCTTCTCCGGGATCCCTATATTCGGTTTCATACTTATCTCCTTTCAAGTTTGGTTAATTTAGAATCATTCTAAACTTAAATCTTAGACAGTGGCAATCTAATTTCTTTCGGAATAATTATGATTTTTTCCGGATTTTGGCGAGAAAGAAAATGAAAAGGCCGCTGTTTCCGGCGGCCTTTTTCTATCTTTCAGCTGATCTAAAAGATCTTACTTTTTGTATTCCTTGATCGCGGCAAAAACCTCTTCCAGCTCGGAATCAGTCATATAAGGAAATAAAGGAAAATTTAATATTGAATCACAGATCCTGCCGGTTCTATGTTCTTTTCCGAATTTACCTACGATGTAAGGTTTTGCTCCAGGCTGATCGCTCATTGCTCCTGGATAGATCACCGCGAAACCGATCCCTTTCGATTTTAGGACTTCTTGGATTTTAGGTCTTTCTGTAGGATCAAAAAGAGTAACGTTACAATATCCGTTTTCTTGAAAGTCTTTTGGAGGATGGATTACATTCACTCCTAGACCTGGAAGCGCTTGGTAATATTTTTCAGCAGCTTTTCTGCGGGATACGATTCTTGCATCTAAGTATGGAATATTCAAATTTAAGAATGCAGCTTGCAGGGTATCCATTCTGGAATTCCAGCCAACATCTCCGTAACCGTAATGTGAAGTTCTTCCGTGGTTTCCGAGCATCCTTACTTTGTTTGCAAGCTCTTCGTCGTTTGTGAATACTGCTCCGCCATCTCCTGCCCCACCTAAAACTTTCGCAGGATAGAAAGAAGTAGTAGTGATCAATGCATCTTGGTAGACAGGTTTTCCCTTGTATAAAACTCCGAATGATTGTGCACCGTCTTCTAATAAGAAAACTCCCTTTTCTTTACAAAGTTTGCGGTAGTCTTCTAACTTAGAACTTCCCCAACCGTAAAGGTGAACGATGATCGCTGCTTTCGGTTTTACCTCTTCGAGCGCTTTTTTGAATTCTTCGAAATCCATTTGTAGATCGTCCGGATTTGTATCTACTGTAGCAGGATCAGCGCCTACGTTTACTACCGATTCGAATGTTGCCCAGAAGGTAGAGTCTGGAACTAATACCTTGTCTCCCTTTCCTACTCCTAAGGCTCTCAGCGCCAATTGAAGCGCGTCAGTTCCGTTCGCACATGCGATCGAATATTTGGTCCCGGCGGCTGTTGCCAGATTTTTTTCTAATAATGCGACTTCTTCTCCTCCGATAAAGGAGGCGTTCTTGCTGAGAGTTTTTACTTTATCTTCCCAAGCTTCTAGTAATCCCGGCTCGAATCTTTTAATATCTATGAAAGGTACGCCCATTATGGTCTCCTCCGAACAGGGTCGGAAACGGGTCCTAAAAAGCAAATTATTTTGATCTACTTAAGGACCCGCCATAAAGGGCCAAATACGGAAGATTTACTTCTTCTTACGAGAAGCCGCCCTCTTCTTTGGAGAAGGTTTTGTATTCTTTGCAACTGCGACCTGTTCCGTTTTAGGTTTCAAAATTCCCTCGATCGTTTTCGGCTCGAATAGAATTTTAGCAACCTCTTCAAATTTAGTAACAGGATAGAATTCCATTCCCTTCTTAACATAGTCCGGTATTTCGTCTAACTGAGGTTTGTTGTCGGAAGGAAATATGATCTTATGGACTCCGACTCTTTTTGCAGCCACGACTTTCTCCCTTAGACCGCCGATCGCTAAAACTTCTCCGGTCAGAGTCAATTCGCCGGTCATACCGAATCCAAGTTTGATCCTTTTATTCAGCACTAAAGAAAGAATGGTAGTCGCCATTGTGATCCCGGCACTCGGCCCGTCTTTTGGAGTGGCGCCATCAGGAACATGAAGATGGATCGTTTTTTCCGTGAACAATTCCTCACTACCTAAGAAATTCTTAATATAGCTAAGAGCAATACTGGAAGATTCTTCCATCGATTTTCCGATCATCCCGGTCAGAAGGATCCCACCTTTTCCTTTTACGAATACCGCCTCGATAAGTAATGTTGCTCCTCCTACGGAAGTCCAAGCTAGTCCCAAAGCAGTTCCGGGAACCGTAGGTTTGGTCATCCTATCATCCACGTATTTAGGAACTCCTAAAAGTTTTTCCACATCGGAAGGCTCGATATGTTTCGGATAAGATTCTCCTTTTACGATTTGAAGTGCGAGTTTTCTTGCCAGCTTATCGGATTGTTTTTCCAGACCTCTCACTCCCGACTCTCTGGAATAATGATCTATTAGAGTGACAACGGCCTTTTTGTCTATTTGGATCCCGTATGGTTCTATTCCGTTTTTCTCCAGGACCTTCTTCCATAAATGTTTATTGAAGATTTGGACCTTTTCATCCGTGATATAACCGGAAAGATTGATCACTTCCATACGATCTAAAAGTATTCTACTAATAGAATCCAATGTGTTTGCCGTAGCAATAAAGAATACTGAAGAAAGATCGAAAGGAAGATCCAGATAATGATCTCTAAATGTTTTATTCTGCTCCGGATCCAATACTTCCAAAAGTGCAGCCGCAGGATCTCCCTGCATTCCGAGGCCAAGCTTGTCTATTTCATCCAAAAGGATTACAGAATCTTTTTCTTTAGTAATTCTTAATGCAGTGATGATCTTGCCCGGCATCGCGCCGATATAAGTCCTACGATGTCCTTTGATCTCGGCCTCATCTCTCATTCCGCCGACGGAAAATCTAAAAAACTTTCTGCCCATGGCCTCCGCGATAGATTTAGCGATAGAAGTTTTTCCGACCCCGGGTGGTCCAACCAAAAGAAGAATGGAACCCTTTTCGGTCGGCTTCAACTTCTTCACCGCCAAAAATTCTAAGATCCTTTCCTTTACATCATCCAGTTTATAATGATCTCGATCCAAAGTTTTTCTGGCTTTTTCTAGATCGATCTCTCTGGCAGGAGCAGCCTCCCAAGGAAGACTTTCCATAATATCCAAATAATTTCGAATAACGTTATAATCCGCGGTATTCTGGTCCGTATAGGAAAACTTTTCCATTTCACGTTCCACTTCTTCGATCACTTCCGGATCTGCAGGAATAGCTTTTAGTTTCTCTAAGAATTTTTCGTATTTCTTCTCGTATTTACCTTCTTTCTGACCAAGTTCAGCCTGAATGGCCTTCAACTGTTCTCTTAGAAAAAATTGTCTTTGCTGTTTATCGATTTTGTCCTGGATATTCTCCTGGATCTCTCTCTGGAGGCTAACAAGATCAATTTCCTTTTTCAAATAGAGCAGGACTTTTTCGATCCGATCCTTCAAATTTACCGATTCTATTACGGATTGATAATCTTCTTTTTCTATATTCAAAATACTGCATACGAAATCCGCCATCTTACCCGGCTCGTTTACATTCAGCATGGTAAGTTTCATTTCTTCGGTAAAAAGAGGATTATTTTGTGCAAGCTCCCTGGTCATAATAAGCAAGGTCCTCATCATGGCCTTGATCGTATTTTTAGAAGCTCCAGGTTCTTCTTCCGGATAGGTTACTTTAGAAATTAATAAAGGTTCTACGGAAGAAAAAGATTCTACCTTAAATCTGCGAACAGTATTGATCAGAATATTTACGGCGCCGTCAGGAAGATTCACCTTCTTCAAGATCTTTGCTACTACACCAAAATCGTAAATATTCTCTTCCGTTTTCTTTTCATTCTCCTCATCTTTAAGAAGAACAAGCCCAATGAAAGAATTACCCTTTAAGACCTCGTCCACAGCCTTTGCAAATTTTCCCCCCGGAACAATAAGTGGGGTGATGATCCCGGGAAATACCGGTCTGGTTTTAATAGGCACCAAGAATAATTCGGGAGGAAGTATGGAATCTACCGGTATGATACTTCCTTCAACTTCGCCCATATTATCAAAAAGATCCACGTTTCACCTTCGGTTTAAAAAATAATCGGACCGATTCCAGTTTTTGGGTTTGCTTCTATTACTCAAATCATTCTTTTTCTTCGAAAAGGAAAAGGACTTGAATCTTTAGAGATCTGCGTCAGTCTAAATATGAAATATATAAGAGCCTGTCCCAAATGGTCCAGGCTCTTGAAGCCCGCGACTTGGCATTGACTGATGGCCTGAGCTCTAGCGCGGACTATAAACATTTCGACTGTTTTCTAGAACGGGGATCAAACGAATGCAGGCTAAAAACCTATCTCTTCTCTTTTTAATTCCGATGCTATATTTTATCGGATGCAAAAAGGACGAACCAGACAATACGAAGGCTCTCACAGGAGCAGTTTTAGCAGAAGTTCTCTACAATCCTTACGAAAGGATCACCCCGCCAACTAACGATACAATCATAATCCCGAACACAAATACCAGTTACCAAACGCCAGGCAAACAATACTCCCCTGCATGTTTCGGAAATTCAGGGAATACTAAGTTTTATTTCTTCCGAAAATCTGTTTCTGCAAATAATAAAAAACTGCTCATCAACTTTATGGGGGGTGGAGCTTGTTGGAGTAATAATAATTGTTTCGGAGTGAATACCACAACATTCTTCAATTTCCTAAATGATGTGCCTGATCTTTTCGTCAAAGTTGCTTTCCAAGGGATTTTGGATGCGGGAAATTCTTCTAATCCATTAAAAGATTATGATGTTCTCTTTATTCCGTATTGCACTGGAGATCTTCATATTGGCTCCAATGATGTGGCTACTTACGACGACCCATATGTTTCCTCAGATCCTTCCGTTTATAGTCATAGGGGACATGATAATGTTCTTTCTGTCTTAAAATATATCCAATCCAATTATACTCAAGTGACCGACGTAGTGGTCGCCGGCCAAAGTGCCGGAGGTTATGGAGCAATATTAAATTATCCTCATATTCGTGCAGTATTCTCCGATAATACGAAATTCCCAAGTTTCAATAAGATGAGTTTAGTTGCGGATGCTTCGAATGGAGCAGTGATCAACGGATTTTTCTCCACTATAGTAAATACGCAATGGGGAAGTGGGCCGAATATTCCGGACTGGGTAGTAGGTTCCAACTATTTGACAACTGGAACTCCTTCTATCGAAGATTATCTTAGCAAGATCATAACTGCATATCCAAACGATGTTGTGGGACAATACACTGCAGCATTCGATTCTACCCAGAGATGGTTTTTCAATGTGATGGGGATTATAGACTCAGGTTCTCCTTCTTATTCGGATTCCAGTTCTTATTTCGGACCGGGGGACGCTCGAGACGTACCGGACCTTGGTAACACCAGCAATACTCCGTCTAATTGTAACTGGGCGATCAATGCAAATACTGCAATGACTGGTACAGGTGCACCGAGTGACAAATATTATTACTATAGAGCTCCGGGAGATATACATACTATCACTACGAGTGATACAATGTACGGACTTGTAAGTAACGGAGTGAACTTTAATACCTGGCTCAAATCAATCGTATCCAATGTAGGAACTCCTACGGATGTAGATTGTTCTTTAGGTTCCGGCTCTCATCCTTGCACGGATAAAAATTACGGGTCAAATTCTCTGAACGATACCCTAGGAAGAGCAACCTCCCAGGACTCATTTGATAACAATAAAGATCTGTATGAGACCTGTTTCGGTCCTTGACATTCTATAAACTGGGAATAGACTATAGCAGATATCGCCGGTCAAAAGGCGATACCAGGCTTTTATGAAAATCCGACTTCTTGTAATCTTTCTATTATTCTCTCAAATATACTGCACAAAAGATAAAGACAATACCCAAGAACTTCTCACCAATGCATTCATTATAGATCTGGTCACAAGCCCATTTGTAAGGATTACTCCTGAGCCAGGAACTTTCACCACCCAGGTGGATCATGGGGCAACACCTTATACATACACTGCGATATTCGATCCGAAATGCAGTGGCACAGAAGGGAATGTGAACTTCTATTTTTTCAGAAAGACTGTAGTTGCGAACAATAAAAAACTTCTGATCAATTTTATGGGAGGAGGAGCTTGTTGGGATAATGCAAACTGTTTTGGAAATAACACCGTCACTTATTTTAATCAGCTAAATACAGTCCCGGATTTTGCATTAGACCTTTTATTCAAAGGAGTTATAGACCAATCCGTAACTGCAAACCCATTCAAAGATTATGATATTATATTTGTCCCCTATTGTAGTGGAGATCTGCATATAGGAAGTAAGGACAAAACGTATACGAGCGGGGTCATTAAACACCATGGTTATGATAATGTGATCTCTGTTCTGAAATTTGTCCAAAATTCCTATCCTCAATTGGACCGGGTCTTTGTGACCGGCCAAAGCGCGGGAGGTTACGGGGCTATATTAAATTATCCGATTATTCGAGAAACAGTAACTACAATTGATTCAGGTGCTCAGGTAAGAATGTTATCTGACGCTTCCAATGCAGTAGTGCCCACTGGAGCATACACGATTGGCCCTGCATTTTTTCCATTACTCGAAAGTTCTTGGGGTGTAGAAACAAATGGGATCGGAAGCGGAACCGGTTTTTCTTCTTCTAATCTTCCTATTTGGGTGAATGGGGTCGGGGCAAATTATACAACCGGACCTTCGCCTTCTATTAATGACTTTTTCAAAAAGGTGGCTACTGAATATCCGGGAGATGTTCTCGGGCAATACAGTGCATTGTTCGATGGAAACCAAAGATTCTTTTATCATACGATGGGGCAGATCAATAAGATCAACAATTCCACTTTAACGTATTCGACTGCAGCTACTTCCGATCCGTACCAAGCAGGAAAATCGTATTCTGTCATCTACGGGGATAGCGACGGAAGTTCAGTGCCTGATGGAAATTCTTCCAGCTCTAACGATTATACAACTTGTGATTGGTCCAAACAGGCAGTTTCAAAAATGAAAGACGCGGCAACCAAAACCAACTATAGATATTACATAGGCCCGGGAGATATTCATACAATCACCACTTATAATGAAATGTATTCTTTAAACAGTGGAGGAGTTAATTTTGCTACCTGGTTGAATACTTTGGCAAATGGAGCAAGCCCTCCTGCAAGCGTTCAATGTAATGATTCCTCCGGATCTTGCGTGAATACGAATTTGTTCGACAGCGCGATCAACGGAAATTTAGGAAAGGCAACATCCGACGAGTCTTATGCTTTGGACCCGAAACAAGATATGTATACTACTTGCGGAGAAGCAGCAGGTATAGGTCTTTAAAATATTAAAGCGAAGAAATTCCCTCTTTGTAGCTTACTCCGAATTGATTTAGGATTTCCTCATATATACCCTTTGTTTCCTGATCGAAACAAACAAAGATCAACTTTCTAGGGAATTGGTCCCCATGCCCTAAGATAGTCCGTACTGCGATAGGAGCCGCCAATTCTTTTGGATAGGCATAAATTCCAGTACTGATACTCGGGACAGCAATCGACTCAAAAGCACGGTCCGAAGACAATCGTAGAATATTCTTATAACAGGTTTCTAATAAAGAAGCCTCCTGATAATCTCCTCCTTTCCAAACCGGACCCACCGCGTGGATCACATACTTAGCAAGAAGTTGCCCTCCAGAAGTGAGTACACATTCTCCAGTAGGAAGACCGTTTGGGTATTTTTTGATCTTTAATATCCTAGATTCTTCCATGATCTTTGGTCCGCCCACCCTATGAATGGCACCATCCACTCCGCCTCCTCCAGATAAGGAAGAATTGGCAGCATTTACCACCGCATCCGTTTGAATGGACGTGATATCGCCTTTCCAAACAAAAATTTCCATTGCCATTTAAAGAGACTAAAAACGAATCTCTTGCAAGGAAAATTTCCATTTTATTTTTATAATTCGTTTAATAACGAGAAGAACCATAGCGCCTGTTTAACGAAAATTAAGGGATGATTGTGGTCGTTCTTGAGAAATTTAGAATAAAATAATGGGTATTTTATAACCACATCTCCGAATCTTCGCAAATGTGCGCATATCCAAGCTTACGGCCATTCGAGCAAATATCTGAACCTTTGCCAAAACACCGAAAGTGTTGCAAAACGTTCTTAAAC
The window above is part of the Leptospira hartskeerlii genome. Proteins encoded here:
- a CDS encoding Dps family protein, with amino-acid sequence MKPNIGIPEKDREAINQGLQKLLADTYFLYLKTHNYHWNVTGPLFNTLHLMFMTQYTELWNALDLVAERIRSLGYPAPGTYKAFSSLTSLKEEDGVPKAEDMLKNLVEGHEAVIRTARAILPSADSGGDEVTTDLLTQRLEIHEKTAWMLRSMLE
- a CDS encoding DegT/DnrJ/EryC1/StrS family aminotransferase is translated as MGVPFIDIKRFEPGLLEAWEDKVKTLSKNASFIGGEEVALLEKNLATAAGTKYSIACANGTDALQLALRALGVGKGDKVLVPDSTFWATFESVVNVGADPATVDTNPDDLQMDFEEFKKALEEVKPKAAIIVHLYGWGSSKLEDYRKLCKEKGVFLLEDGAQSFGVLYKGKPVYQDALITTTSFYPAKVLGGAGDGGAVFTNDEELANKVRMLGNHGRTSHYGYGDVGWNSRMDTLQAAFLNLNIPYLDARIVSRRKAAEKYYQALPGLGVNVIHPPKDFQENGYCNVTLFDPTERPKIQEVLKSKGIGFAVIYPGAMSDQPGAKPYIVGKFGKEHRTGRICDSILNFPLFPYMTDSELEEVFAAIKEYKK
- the lon gene encoding endopeptidase La codes for the protein MGEVEGSIIPVDSILPPELFLVPIKTRPVFPGIITPLIVPGGKFAKAVDEVLKGNSFIGLVLLKDEENEKKTEENIYDFGVVAKILKKVNLPDGAVNILINTVRRFKVESFSSVEPLLISKVTYPEEEPGASKNTIKAMMRTLLIMTRELAQNNPLFTEEMKLTMLNVNEPGKMADFVCSILNIEKEDYQSVIESVNLKDRIEKVLLYLKKEIDLVSLQREIQENIQDKIDKQQRQFFLREQLKAIQAELGQKEGKYEKKYEKFLEKLKAIPADPEVIEEVEREMEKFSYTDQNTADYNVIRNYLDIMESLPWEAAPAREIDLEKARKTLDRDHYKLDDVKERILEFLAVKKLKPTEKGSILLLVGPPGVGKTSIAKSIAEAMGRKFFRFSVGGMRDEAEIKGHRRTYIGAMPGKIITALRITKEKDSVILLDEIDKLGLGMQGDPAAALLEVLDPEQNKTFRDHYLDLPFDLSSVFFIATANTLDSISRILLDRMEVINLSGYITDEKVQIFNKHLWKKVLEKNGIEPYGIQIDKKAVVTLIDHYSRESGVRGLEKQSDKLARKLALQIVKGESYPKHIEPSDVEKLLGVPKYVDDRMTKPTVPGTALGLAWTSVGGATLLIEAVFVKGKGGILLTGMIGKSMEESSSIALSYIKNFLGSEELFTEKTIHLHVPDGATPKDGPSAGITMATTILSLVLNKRIKLGFGMTGELTLTGEVLAIGGLREKVVAAKRVGVHKIIFPSDNKPQLDEIPDYVKKGMEFYPVTKFEEVAKILFEPKTIEGILKPKTEQVAVAKNTKPSPKKRAASRKKK
- a CDS encoding pectin acetylesterase-family hydrolase, with the protein product MKIRLLVIFLLFSQIYCTKDKDNTQELLTNAFIIDLVTSPFVRITPEPGTFTTQVDHGATPYTYTAIFDPKCSGTEGNVNFYFFRKTVVANNKKLLINFMGGGACWDNANCFGNNTVTYFNQLNTVPDFALDLLFKGVIDQSVTANPFKDYDIIFVPYCSGDLHIGSKDKTYTSGVIKHHGYDNVISVLKFVQNSYPQLDRVFVTGQSAGGYGAILNYPIIRETVTTIDSGAQVRMLSDASNAVVPTGAYTIGPAFFPLLESSWGVETNGIGSGTGFSSSNLPIWVNGVGANYTTGPSPSINDFFKKVATEYPGDVLGQYSALFDGNQRFFYHTMGQINKINNSTLTYSTAATSDPYQAGKSYSVIYGDSDGSSVPDGNSSSSNDYTTCDWSKQAVSKMKDAATKTNYRYYIGPGDIHTITTYNEMYSLNSGGVNFATWLNTLANGASPPASVQCNDSSGSCVNTNLFDSAINGNLGKATSDESYALDPKQDMYTTCGEAAGIGL
- a CDS encoding O-acetyl-ADP-ribose deacetylase → MAMEIFVWKGDITSIQTDAVVNAANSSLSGGGGVDGAIHRVGGPKIMEESRILKIKKYPNGLPTGECVLTSGGQLLAKYVIHAVGPVWKGGDYQEASLLETCYKNILRLSSDRAFESIAVPSISTGIYAYPKELAAPIAVRTILGHGDQFPRKLIFVCFDQETKGIYEEILNQFGVSYKEGISSL
- a CDS encoding pectin acetylesterase-family hydrolase; amino-acid sequence: MQAKNLSLLFLIPMLYFIGCKKDEPDNTKALTGAVLAEVLYNPYERITPPTNDTIIIPNTNTSYQTPGKQYSPACFGNSGNTKFYFFRKSVSANNKKLLINFMGGGACWSNNNCFGVNTTTFFNFLNDVPDLFVKVAFQGILDAGNSSNPLKDYDVLFIPYCTGDLHIGSNDVATYDDPYVSSDPSVYSHRGHDNVLSVLKYIQSNYTQVTDVVVAGQSAGGYGAILNYPHIRAVFSDNTKFPSFNKMSLVADASNGAVINGFFSTIVNTQWGSGPNIPDWVVGSNYLTTGTPSIEDYLSKIITAYPNDVVGQYTAAFDSTQRWFFNVMGIIDSGSPSYSDSSSYFGPGDARDVPDLGNTSNTPSNCNWAINANTAMTGTGAPSDKYYYYRAPGDIHTITTSDTMYGLVSNGVNFNTWLKSIVSNVGTPTDVDCSLGSGSHPCTDKNYGSNSLNDTLGRATSQDSFDNNKDLYETCFGP